One Streptomyces sp. NBC_01237 genomic region harbors:
- the fabG gene encoding 3-oxoacyl-[acyl-carrier-protein] reductase → MTDNAAPVALVSGGSRGIGRAVVLRLAAEGYDVGFCYQSNERAARELEKEAGELGVRAMAVRADVTDSASVKEWVARTESDLGPIGVVVCSAGITRDNPLLLMSDEDWHSVLDTNLDGVYHVCRAVIFEMMKRKSGTIINLSSVAGVYGNATQSNYSASKAGIIGFSKALAKEVGRYNIRANVVAPGFIETDMTAELTDKVKKDAAKQIPLRRFGGADEVADLVAFLASDRAAYITGSVLQIDGGITI, encoded by the coding sequence ATGACGGACAACGCAGCACCGGTCGCCCTGGTGAGCGGGGGATCGCGCGGGATCGGCCGGGCCGTCGTCCTGCGGCTCGCGGCCGAGGGGTACGACGTCGGTTTCTGCTACCAGTCCAACGAGCGGGCGGCACGGGAGCTGGAGAAGGAGGCGGGCGAGCTCGGCGTACGCGCGATGGCGGTGCGGGCCGATGTGACCGACTCCGCCTCGGTCAAGGAGTGGGTGGCCCGGACGGAGTCCGACCTCGGCCCGATCGGGGTGGTGGTCTGCTCCGCGGGCATCACCCGCGACAACCCGCTGCTGCTGATGTCCGACGAGGACTGGCACAGCGTGCTGGACACCAACCTCGACGGCGTCTACCACGTCTGCCGCGCGGTGATCTTCGAGATGATGAAGCGCAAGTCCGGCACGATCATCAATCTCTCCTCGGTCGCGGGCGTCTACGGAAACGCCACCCAGTCCAACTACTCCGCCTCCAAGGCCGGAATCATCGGCTTCTCCAAGGCGCTCGCCAAGGAGGTCGGCCGCTACAACATCCGCGCCAACGTGGTGGCGCCGGGCTTCATCGAGACCGACATGACCGCCGAGCTGACCGACAAGGTCAAGAAGGACGCGGCGAAGCAGATCCCGCTGCGCCGCTTCGGCGGGGCGGACGAGGTCGCGGACCTGGTCGCCTTCCTGGCGAGCGACCGTGCCGCGTACATCACGGGCTCGGTC